A single genomic interval of Chloroherpetonaceae bacterium harbors:
- a CDS encoding class II aldolase/adducin family protein, with the protein MNPSLQDTLVEVAHEIAALGFVASYDGNISLRSEEGIYITASHTLKRKATRADVCLLSLDGKWLEGTRPPSTESEMHLFIYRHRPDVGGIVHTHPIATTAFAVARCPLDAAIFPEVILDIGTVPLAEYATPSTFEVATSLSRFIQDANAVLLANHGVVVMGQDVWQALYRTEKLEHAAKTLIMAEQLGGPKLLTQSQLQRLFETHPTFTRRSGFRTAPEPEYHQPTPASLA; encoded by the coding sequence CACACTGGTAGAGGTTGCGCACGAGATAGCCGCGCTGGGCTTTGTTGCCAGTTATGATGGCAATATCAGTTTGCGCAGCGAGGAAGGAATCTACATTACTGCTTCACATACTTTGAAACGCAAAGCCACTCGTGCAGACGTTTGCTTGCTCTCGCTTGATGGAAAGTGGCTTGAAGGCACGCGTCCGCCATCGACCGAGTCTGAGATGCACCTGTTCATTTATCGCCATAGACCAGATGTGGGAGGCATTGTGCACACGCACCCAATTGCGACGACGGCTTTTGCCGTTGCGCGTTGCCCCTTAGATGCCGCCATTTTCCCCGAAGTGATTTTGGATATCGGCACCGTGCCCTTAGCAGAGTATGCAACGCCCAGCACATTCGAAGTGGCGACTTCGCTGTCACGATTTATCCAAGATGCGAACGCAGTGCTTTTAGCAAATCATGGTGTCGTGGTCATGGGGCAGGATGTGTGGCAGGCGTTGTATCGCACAGAGAAGCTGGAGCACGCCGCCAAAACGCTCATTATGGCAGAACAACTCGGTGGACCGAAGTTGCTCACGCAGTCGCAGTTGCAGCGGCTCTTTGAGACGCATCCGACCTTTACGAGGCGCAGTGGCTTTCGCACAGCGCCTGAGCCAGAATACCACCAACCGACACCAGCCTCTTTAGCCTAA
- a CDS encoding aminotransferase class I/II-fold pyridoxal phosphate-dependent enzyme — MVQPTIDLRSDTVTKPTPAMLAAVAALNPLELGDDVFGEDRLTNAFEAEVAELFGKEAALFVPSGTMANQLAIKIQTEEGDEVICDAGAHLANYETAAPAMLSRVQLRTLQGERGILTAEQIKEAIRPQADWYPRTALVTLENTHNQAGGTIYPLSEIERIAELCKKYHLRLHLDGARLWNACIATGLKPKDYAQYCETISVCFSKGLGAPIGSMLLGSKAAIQKARRYRKMWGGGMRQTGVVVAMAKYALEHHYERMAIDHQHAKMLAAAFCANPKFRLDMRTVETNIVAVDVSPSGLSESEVVVRFKQHGILVSSIKKNFIRLVTHLGISSEDIQSVCNFIQTF; from the coding sequence ATGGTGCAGCCAACCATTGACTTACGCAGCGATACAGTGACCAAGCCTACGCCAGCCATGCTGGCAGCTGTAGCCGCACTTAATCCATTGGAGCTGGGTGATGATGTCTTCGGTGAAGATCGGCTCACAAATGCATTCGAAGCTGAAGTGGCTGAGCTGTTCGGCAAAGAAGCTGCGCTTTTTGTGCCAAGTGGCACAATGGCAAACCAGCTGGCAATCAAAATCCAAACTGAAGAAGGCGATGAGGTGATTTGTGACGCAGGAGCTCACCTTGCAAACTATGAGACGGCCGCGCCAGCTATGCTCTCGCGCGTGCAGCTCAGAACGCTGCAAGGCGAAAGAGGCATTCTAACGGCTGAACAAATAAAGGAAGCCATTCGCCCGCAAGCTGACTGGTATCCACGCACCGCACTGGTCACACTAGAAAACACACATAATCAAGCAGGTGGAACTATCTATCCACTCTCCGAAATTGAGCGCATTGCAGAGCTTTGCAAAAAATATCACCTGCGCCTACACTTAGATGGCGCACGGCTTTGGAATGCCTGCATTGCAACGGGTCTGAAGCCCAAGGATTATGCACAATACTGCGAGACCATTTCCGTCTGCTTCTCAAAGGGGTTGGGCGCACCGATTGGCTCAATGCTACTGGGCAGCAAAGCGGCTATCCAGAAGGCACGACGCTATCGCAAAATGTGGGGCGGTGGTATGCGCCAGACAGGCGTGGTGGTGGCGATGGCAAAATACGCGTTGGAGCATCACTACGAGCGAATGGCAATTGACCACCAACATGCCAAAATGCTGGCGGCAGCCTTTTGTGCCAATCCGAAGTTTCGCCTTGACATGCGCACGGTAGAAACAAACATCGTGGCGGTAGATGTCTCGCCCTCTGGGCTATCTGAGAGTGAGGTAGTGGTGCGCTTTAAGCAGCACGGAATTTTAGTGTCCAGCATTAAGAAAAATTTT